From Colius striatus isolate bColStr4 chromosome 10, bColStr4.1.hap1, whole genome shotgun sequence:
ACCCTGAAAATCATCCTCCacatccttccctccctccctctgggCTGCTAATCCCACCCTGAACGCCCCCCCTGGCTTTGGGGCTGGGTGCCTGTCCGGTGCCCTTGTGCCTTGCTCAGTTCCCGTCACCAACGCACATGCGCCCTTGGTGCTGACGGCTTGTGGCTGCTCTCGGCCCTGGTAGAGCACCTCCTTTCTCTTGGTGGCCTCCTTTTGGGGGGCAGCTCCCCAGTACCCCTCTGAGAGtgtgttgggggggggggttgggcaGCTCCCATCCCCGTGTCCTTTGCAGCGTGGTGGTGCAGCCCCCGGGATGCCCCTGCGTTAGCCCAGCAGACGTTCCCACCAGACTGCCTGCCTTTGGTCCCCTTTGCCCTGTACATTGGCTTCTGTAGTGGGTGGTGCCTCTCCTGTGAACACTCAATAAAGGCattgctgctgcccagcccagcccagcacacagcaccCGTTGTTCTCACCGTGACCCTCGCTTGGGGACAAGCCGGGAGGGCTCCTGGCACCAGGAAAAGCACCCTCCAGCGTCTGCCAGGGACATCACCCTCCTGGCTTTTAAGGcatgggcagcagctgcagttttggggtccccagcCATCGCTGCCCTGCCTCCCTTGTTTGCTgcccatgctgctgctgtcccagggtGAGTTTCTCCTGTGGCTGGAAGGAGCCCCctgaagcagcaggaggagctcaGCCCCCCCTCTGGTCAGCGATGGATCCATGTGGGTGCATCCCTGCCACTGTCCCGGCAATGCTGTCACCCTGAGCCCCCCCTGATTGGAAAGAAGAGGTCTTCCGCTAATCCAGCTGCCACCCAGGGCTTCCCCAGTCCCACaacagggtcaggcagcagctgtTAGAGCAAGTGGGCTGTGGCcaagcaggcagcagagagccTGAGCCCACCCAGAGATCCACCAACCGCAGGCTACCTGAaggggcagcagggagagctctcccagcacagctctctggggaggggcaggagctctgtccccatgtccccaccCCACAgaccacagagctgctcctgcccttggcacCCCCACACCCTCAGCACCCCCACGCCCCTGGCCCcataccccctccccagcccccgtGCCACCTGCAGGCCAAAGGCACCGGCTTCTGAGGTTacatactcttttttttttttttctttccagtttgaaataatttaaaaggagCCCAGAAGTGCTGGCAGGGAACCCCACGGCTCCTGGGGGCACAGAGGCGAGGTGTCCTCACGGCTCCTGGGGGCACGAGGCAGAGTGTCCCCACAACGGGGCAGCTCCTAGAGACGCTGGGCACTGTCTGAGGGGATCCTCAAGTCCTTCATCTCCCCGAGGGCTGGGAAGCCCCTTGCCCCCGTGGCACCAGGGCAGCTGCCGTCCCGCGGCATCCTGGGCCATCGGCCTCCCCCCGCCGGGGCTAGCGGGGGCCGTGCCGGGGGTCCCGCGGCGCGGGGCGGTGCCTGAGGACGCGCAGGGTGAGGGTGTCTgcgtgcagcagcagctggcggatgcggggcagccccagcaccgaCACGGCCGCCCCGTTGACCTGCAGGATCTCGTCACCCACGGCCAGCAGCCCCGCGTACAGCTTGGCCGTGCCCGCGTCCGCCATCTCCTGCACGTACACACCTGCCGAGGGGGACGGGGAGGGTGAGCCCCCAACCCTGTGCTCCGCCCAGCAGCTGCATGCcaggccccagcacagccacagaacAGATGTGGCCTTTGGGACGGGCTGAGGGCTCATGGCCACACGCGGTCCCTCATGCCAAAGTCACACGTGGCAGTGTCCCATCCACCGCCACCCCCCCCGGGGCTGAGCGGGCCCCCGGGCTCACCCTGCGCTGGGGCCAAGCTGCGCCGAGCCTGCCCTGTGCTCCGCGTACCTGTGTCGGGGCGGCCGTGCCCGGAGGTGACGCGGAAGCCGAAGGCGCCGTCGGGGGgtctctgcagctccagctggcTCGTGCCGTCAGGGAAGACCTGCAGCACCCGCCCCACGGTGTGCAGCCGCCCTGGCGCCCCGATGTCCTCCACGCTCAGCGAGCGCCGCGGCCCCGGGACCCCCTTCCTGTGGgcagagggcagaggagggagcACCCcgggggggctgctgggggccaCGGCCGAGCACCCCACACGGCGTCCCCTGGCCCCGTGCTACCTGTCGGCCGTGGGTGCGGGCAGCAGGTACGCGCTGGCACGGGGGGCTTTGCCCGGCACAGGGTGCAGGCTCTGGACAGAGGCAGCTTTTCGGGGCTGGCAGAAGGGTGAGACCTGAGGAAAAGGGCGTGGTTAGGATGGGGATGACTGTGAGGAGGAATGACACTGCGTGGCACCGCAGCCCTTCACCTGCCGAGGCCAGGAGGGCATGAAGGCACCTCACACCCTCTGTCCTGCTCCAGAGCCCTCCCCAAACCACCACTGAGGAGGGACAAGACGGTGTCATCTCCCACCCTGAGCTGGGACACTTGTGGGGAGGCACCTCAGTGCTCAGCATACTGGGACACGCCAGCCGTGGGACACATCAGCCGTGACCCCATCTCATCACCCGCCACAGGGTGACATTTCCAGCTCACCAGCTGCAGGGACTGCAGGGAGGGCGACTTCTTCATGCCAGGGCTGCCCGGGGGGCTGCCGCTGGGGCCCGGGAGCTGCTCCATGCTGTAGCAGCGGAAGCGGCCCAGGCGCTGCTTGGTGCTCTGGCTCAGGCTGCATAGGAGCTTCTTCAGTCCCGATGCACTGCTGCCCTTGCGACTCACCGCCcgccccagctccctgtgtgGAGAAGGACAGGTCACCTACCCTGtgctggagggagggaagagcaggGTGCGCCCTGCACCCACCATCGCAGCCttgagagctgcagcagggtgaAATTAAGGTGCACGGTGAGATTGGGGTACAGCCATCCACCCCCCCAACACTAACCCAGCATGCACAAGGAATAGCTTTGCAAGCCAAAGCGATCTCAAGGGCTCCCTACTCATTTTCCCCATAATTTCAGGGGTTCAACACCTTTCAGACCTCCCCTGCTCTCCGCCTGAAGGGATCACATCCTGCTTGAAAGCCACAGTACTGCCtccaaaccctcctgccagGCCCAGACCTGCTGCACCTGGGCACAGGTCCAGAGGGTTTGTGTATGGTaagccccagggcagccccgGGACTGGCATTCCCCAAAAGGGAAGGTCTGGCACTGAGCTGAACACCTCCACGGCTGCCCACCATTGTGTGCTGCAGCACCTGCCTGGCAGAACCAGATGTGGGGTGAAATGCAGCTCCCCCAAACCCACTGGAATACAGCAGCAGAATGATGACCCTCATATTGGGAGGTTTTTAGTGCTGAATGGAAGAGTTCCAGTGGGAAATCCTCCAGGGCTCAGGCTGGCAGCATCTTGCTGCACAGGGATGTGAGCTGCCCAGTCGCCCTCACTCACCCTGGTGCCACGCTCCcggctgggtgctgctgctgctgtgctccagcTGTCCCAGCAGCTTCCCTGGGGGATGGAGCAGCCTCCTGGGGCTGGAGGCTCGTGGTGGGCTGCGATGGTGCCCCTGGAAATGCAGCAAGACTTTCACCTCCCCACCTTGTTGAGGATCCCCATGGCCACCCCCATCTGCAGATCTCTTACCtctgcccatccctggaaggtCCTGCCCGCGGGTGTTGTTGCAGTTGTTGGTGGACAAGGCACGGAGGGGGCCCCCCGGGAGccacctggggctgcagggccccctcccctgccccgtGCCTccgggctggggggctgcagcgCTTCCCCCATCAGGCTCTGGGCCCCGGGCTCCCTGGCTCGACGCCCGGCGGCTGCTGCCAGAGAAGAGAGCTTTCCTGCAAGGCACCTGGGAGCAGGCCTTGGTGGTAGGAGAGGGAGCAGGGACGTGGCTGCCAGTCCCCAGCTGCGAGGAGGGGTCCAGGCACTCagtgggctgctgtggggcaggagtGGTGTTTCCCACCTCCATGCTGGCCCTCAGATGCTGGTGGGGGTCCTCATCATCCCGGCTGCCAGCTCTCCCCAGTGGTTGCCCTGTCTGGCTTGGGGCACCTCCTGAGCCTCCGTCCCCTGCGCGGGAGCCACCGCTGCCCACACACGTACCCGTCCCAGTTCTGGCCTCCAGCTGCGGGGCGGCACGGGGGGCCCTGCGCCCATGAGCCCGGGGGTCCCGGTGCCCCCGCGGCTGGGGGCTGTGAGGTCCTGCCTCCTCGCTGTCCGTCCGGCAGCCGTCCGAGGTGTCGGTGCTCTCCAGGGCCGAGTCCACCTCGTCGACGTTGGTGACGTCCCCGATGTACGTCTCCTTGATCTTCTCGGTGTGGATGCGCTGCCGGGAGGGGAGGATCCACAGCGGGGACCCGCGGGGGCCCAGAGCCCTGGTTTTGGGCTCCGTGCGGGCAGCGCTTGGTGCCCCGCCGGCCCCTGGGACGTTTCCTTGTGCCACGGGGCTGCTTTTGGCCTCGTCGCTGGCTGCTGGTGTATCCGtgccctggccagcagcagcactcaggACAGAGCCGCAGGCGCTGCACTTTACCCCGGCCGCCAGGTCTCCGCTCCGGGCTCCGGGCTTGTTGCCAGCGGCAGCCGGGTCAGGCGAGGAGAGCGTGGAGCCCAGCGCCCGCCGGTGCCGCAGCTGCAGTCGCTCCAGGTACCGCACCTCGGCGTCGCGGGCCGACTCGTCCTCGAAGCGGACGCGGGACGGGGAGgggccccggggccgccgcggccgcccgcaGCTCGACTCCCCGCTCGACGAGTCGCTGAGGCTCCCGCCGTCCCGCGGCACCGCGCTCGGCCGCCCGCTGGGCTCCCTGCACGGGGACACCGAGCTGCCAGCGCTGCCCGGCTCCCTGCGTGGGGACACCGAGCTGCCAGCGCTGCCCGGCTCCCTGCACGGGGACACCGAGCTGCCAGCGCTGCCCGGCTCCCTGCACGGGGACACCGAGCTGCCAGCGCTGCCCGGCTCCCTGCGTGGGGACACCGAGCTGCCAGCGCTGCCCGGCTCCCTCGGGAACacggggcaggagggagggggaaaaccCAGGGCAGGGCACGTGGGGAGAGGAAaatccccccaccccccacgaTGCTCCACTGCAGGGTACGGCCCTGCTCCctctccagccctgctcccttcTCCAGCCCTCTGCCTGGACCTGCAATCACGGAGGGGCTGGCGAtgccccacagccacagcctgacCTCCACCGCCTTTCCCCCGCACCAGAGCACACAGTTTATAAGGGGCACCATTAATGCCTCCACAGTGACAGAAAACACAATTAACGCCCGCTCCCTGCCCCCAAATTACACTGCAACGACTTCCCATGGGCAAGGGGCTGCTCACGTGAGTGTGCAGGCAGCAGGTcacaccccagccctgcacacgCCCTGACACGCTTGGCACACGCGTTTTCCCCCGCAAAGAACCCTGCGGGGCACAGGGGGAGGCAGGATGTGGCCAACGGTGCGGGCACTGACCTGGGGCgcgggccggcggcggcgggcaggAGAAGGATGTCGTGGCTGGCGCGCAGCGGGTTCGTCCGAGCCTTCATGCGGGCtcgctgcagcagctgcttggcCTGCTCGTGCCGCgggctcagctccagctcctgcctggggaCAAAGGCCCTGCGGCCCCACGGCGGGGAGGGGGatcaggaaaaaataacagGGATTAGACGTGGTTTAACGGTGACGACGAGGCTGCTCTGCCCAGAGAAAAATGGGGCCTGGCTTCCATTGATGCTGGAATGCCAGGGGCCAGCCAGGCAGGAACGCCCCCAGTGCCAGGCAGGAAGCTTGCAGGGGGCTTGCGCCTACACTGGTGATGCTTTGAGGGGAggctcagcaccctcagcacctgctgctCGGGCTTTGCACCACAGGTGTCCTAGAGGTGGAAGGGGAAACTGAAGCAGGTACTGTTTCCACTCCGTGCTGGTGTCAACCCCACAGTGGATGTGTGTGCAGGTAGGTTTGGGATGACCCTTTGTGACCTGGCTGCCTTCTCTTGCCTTGCAGGGGGGCTTCTCCTGCACCCACTGCCCCCCCTGCCCCGTGGAAGATCTGCCCACTGTGGgagggcacagccctgctcagtgctgCCTTCCCTGTTGGCCATGGCCCTAATCCCCCTGATTAAAATAATCAGCTCAGGCAGTCACTTCAGGGAGCCTGGCCTTAACCTCTTCATGGCAGGAGGATGGGCACACAAAAAGCCCCCAGTGCAGCACCTTGGAGGGAGACCAGGCTTCCCCCTTGCCAGGTTTTGTCTGCCCTTGCTCTCAGGGAGTGCAGCATCCCCAATGGTGCCTTGCTGAGGTGGCCACCACTGATCAACCCCAGGTGCCAAAGCGCTGCAGAACCAGTAACCACAATACAGGAGGGTCTTCCccacccctcagccccctctgcagcccccgAGCCCCTGGCCTCGCTCCCAGCCCACCTCTGCCCCCCCCAGCCCACCTGCCTGTCCTACCTCTGTATTTCTAGTCGGTACCTCTAAGGTTTATTGTTCGTCCAACAAGATTACACATGCCAGCTGCCTCCATCCTCTTAAGCACCTGCAGCAAATTTCTGTTCCattctcttccccagctcctttCCCACCCTGGGGTCCTGTGGGGACCCTCAATGCCCAGACACCACCCGGGCTTGgcccagccctcctgccctgctcatcCTGAAGTGTTGCTGGAGCCCATCCCCAAGCGTCAGCACTGCTTCACGGGGtgcatttaaaacacaaaactggggagggggaaagagggaaaCGTTTGTCTCTGCCACACTGGGACTGACCTACCTGCTGCCCTCAGTGTCCTGCAGAGAGACCCCCGAGTCCCAGTCCCCGTCGCTCACCAGCATCTCTGAAACACAGGACGGGGAAAGGCATCAGCCTGGCTGATTGGCcctgcccttcccctccccccctgCCAAGAGGACCCCCCGGACCCCAGCCTCACAGCTCAGTCTGCCCTAACACCCTTTTGGGGGCTATCccagctgctgggctctggAGACACTCCAGAGGAGTGAGACAAGGGGCAACAACACCTCGGGGAGATGATTTTGAAGCAGAAACTAATTCCTTTTCCTGGTGGCAGCTTGCAAAGGGGAGATGATGCTCTCAGCCCCCGAGTGCCCCAGAAAACTTGTTTCTTGCTCTTTGAGCAGTGAAAATTCCTGACCAGGACGCCGGCAAGGAtcagcagcacccacagcatcCTGGGGATGACACTCCCTGTTTGGTTTGTGGGTACCCCCTACAGCTGCCAGTGAAGGGGATGCAGCAGTCGTGGGAGCATCCACCTGACCTTCACCCCAAAGATTTCCTCCTCTGTCCCTACTGAAACAGCCGCCGGCTCCCCGCCATACGCACCAGGCGCAGCGAGGcccagcacctcctgcagcagccgccgGTTCCTCTCCACCCGCTCGGCCAGCGAGAGCCTGTCCCAGCGCTGGGCCGCAGCGGGGGCCGCAGCCGGACCCCCCCGAGCCCGCGGTGCGGTCCGCGCCTCCTCTCCCAGCGACGGTGTGCGACGGAGGGAGGCAGAGCCGCGGGACGCGCTGCCCTCGTCCCGGCGGAGCTCGGTGCCTCCCGGCACATCTCCCCTGGGCGCCGGCACTCGCCAGAGCCCCGGGGTGCCGGCGCGGGGGGCCGGGGGGCCGCTGGCCAGGGGCTCCCCGCTGTCCAGCAGCCCGTCCGTCAGGTAGGTGCGGAGCCGAGCCCGCGGGTCCGCCGCGTCCTCCCCCGACTTCCCCCGCTGGGGACGGGGCTTCTTGGGCGAGGGGCGCtcgggggcggccgcgggggtCCCCGGCCGGGCCCCCGCCCGCTTCTCCTTCAGCGCCTTCACCTTGCTCTCCAGGACGGCGTGAGGGCCGCGGGCGGCTTCGGGGGGctccggcggggccggggctcggCCGCCGCTCGGGCCGTGCTGCCGGGGGGGCCGCGGCGCCCGCCGCGTCTCAGCGGGAGACACCCCGTCCATGCGCCCTGCGGGGAGAAAGCCCGGGAGGGTGGCGAGCCCCGGCGCCCCACCCCGTCAGCCCCCCGCAACCCGCATGTCTCCCGCCTGCCCCAGGGAACCGCACACGATGCCGCTGGGCACAGCCCGGCCGGCAACGGGACGGGGACgtggcacagcaccagcagcccccCCGCACCCACCCGGGGCACTGACGCTGAACCAGCATCGCTcaggagcagaaggaagaggGGAGCGGGGCTTCCCCAAGCCGGAGTGCCTGACGCGCTGCTGGGGTTGCCCTGCGGCACGCAGCAAGATGCCCCGGAGGAAATCAGCACTTTGCAAGCCAAATCAAATCGCCACACGCGCCCGGAGAGAAATCCCTCCCGGATCCAACTCGCCCAAGGGGTCACCATaacacagagcagctccctgctccagcgCAGCCCCAGGGTCACGGGGGTCACCCGTCCTGCACCGGCCCCGTGGTCCCGGCGGCACCCGGcagccgccgccccgccgcgaGCATCCCGGCGCCGCTGGTACCCTCGCGGGAGCCTCCCCCAtgccggggctgcgggagcATCCCCGGGacccccctgagccccagcacccccctCATCTCACCGCAGCCCCTCGCTGCCCCAGGGCAGAGAGGCAGTGGGACGGGGCAGGGGGCGGGAGGCGAGGGCTGGCCTTACCCCCGGAGCAGCATCGggagagggctgggaagagggagcagaaagcggaagaagggaaggaagcagaggaggggaaaaaaaaaccctattaaaaaaaaaacccaacccaggCCAAGGCAGCAAATGGCAGCCCCTTGAGCCGAGCCTGAGCGCAGCTGCTGGGCCGGgctgcggggccgcggccggccCTGCCTCCCGCCTGGGCCCGggctgccgccgcctcctcctcctcctccgcccGCCTCCGAGTGGCACGCGGCCAAATCCTGCCCCCAGCCCGAAGCCACCGAAGTGCCTGTCCCCGCACCGGCCGGCCGTGGGTCCCGAAGGGAGTGGGGACTCAACCCCCCGGGCCGAAGGGGCGCCCGGCTGCCCGGGCCGGCCCGCAGGAATGCCCTGTGTCACGGACACGGGTTTGCAAGGGGAGCCCGGGCCTCAGACTTCGCCGCAGGGTGCTGGGTGCCTGAGGGGGCTGCCCCACACCGCTGGCTGGGGCCTCGGGAGGCCCGCAGGATGGAGAGGGGGTAGTGGGTGTTGTCACAGCCCTgagagcagcaggacaggctgcgGGTCTCACGCACCCTCTCGCGAGCACCAGGCGATTGCAGACCGGCTAATGGCCCTGCTTTCCCAGAGCCACACCCTGCCCGGGCCCACG
This genomic window contains:
- the KIAA1614 gene encoding LOW QUALITY PROTEIN: uncharacterized protein KIAA1614 homolog (The sequence of the model RefSeq protein was modified relative to this genomic sequence to represent the inferred CDS: deleted 2 bases in 1 codon); protein product: MDGVSPAETRRAPRPPRQHGPSGGRAPAPPEPPEAARGPHAVLESKVKALKEKRAGARPGTPAAAPERPSPKKPRPQRGKSGEDAADPRARLRTYLTDGLLDSGEPLASGPPAPRAGTPGLWRVPAPRGDVPGGTELRRDEGSASRGSASLRRTPSLGEEARTAPRARGGPAAAPAAAQRWDRLSLAERVERNRRLLQEVLGLAAPEMLVSDGDWDSGVSLQDTEGSRAFVPRQELELSPRHEQAKQLLQRARMKARTNPLRASHDILLLPAAAGPRPREPSGRPSAVPRDGGSLSDSSSGESSCGRPRRPRGPSPSRVRFEDESARDAEVRYLERLQLRHRRALGSTLSSPDPAAAGNKPGARSGDLAAGVKCSACGSVLSAAAGQGTDTPAASDEAKSSPVAQGNVPGAGGAPSAARTEPKTRALGPRGSPLWILPSRQRIHTEKIKETYIGDVTNVDEVDSALESTDTSDGCRTDSEEAGPHSPQPRGHRDPRAHGRRAPRAAPQLEARTGTGTCVGSGGSRAGDGGSGGAPSQTGQPLGRAGSRDDEDPHQHLRASMEVGNTTPAPQQPTECLDPSSQLGTGSHVPAPSPTTKACSQVPCRKALFSGSSRRASSQGARGPEPDGGSAAAPQPGGTGQGRGPCSPRWLPGGPLRALSTNNCNNTRGQDLPGMGRGKRSADGGGHGSSTRWGGESLAAFPGAPSQPTTSLQPQEAAPSPREAAGTAGAQQQQHPAGSVAPGELGRAVSRKGSSASGLKKLLCSLSQSTKQRLGRFRCYSMEQLPGPSGSPPGSPGMKKSPSLQSLQLVSPFCQPRKAASVQSLHPVPGKAPRASAYLLPAPTADRKGVPGPRRSLSVEDIGAPGRLHTVGRVLQVFPDGTSQLELQRPPDGAFGFRVTSGHGRPDTGVYVQEMADAGTAKLYAGLLAVGDEILQVNGAAVSVLGLPRIRQLLLHADTLTLRVLRHRPAPRDPRHGPR